The following proteins are co-located in the Anomalospiza imberbis isolate Cuckoo-Finch-1a 21T00152 chromosome 1, ASM3175350v1, whole genome shotgun sequence genome:
- the AOC1 gene encoding LOW QUALITY PROTEIN: diamine oxidase [copper-containing] (The sequence of the model RefSeq protein was modified relative to this genomic sequence to represent the inferred CDS: deleted 1 base in 1 codon) yields MGRQSQRRMWLLGLPWALALLVTAASSGPSAEPPDPASIFADLSPAELRAVRTFLMERPELGLSPSGGGPLAKNSLFLVELLPPKKRSALRFLEHGGARPRREARAVIFFGAQAEPNVTELAVGPLPHPSSYRPLAFKGGRAVPFWARPMTRLEYELLHEALVAAMAPLEPLLREATGFGFQNCSKRCLTFSDIAPRGLGPGERRTWLVIQRFVEGFFLHPTGLEVLLDHRDPDPRRWAVRQLWYNGRYFGSVRELAESHARGALPLARLPEPPARHLFSSYEPRGRFSSGTPTKVHGAKVCEPQGRRYRLRGNRLEYGGWSLAFRLRSSAGLQLFDVRFGGERVAYELSVQEAIAFYGGHSPAAMQTKYMDAGWAMGASSYELARGVDCPETAAFLDAHHLLDADGPVRFPRALCVFELPTGVPLRRHFDSDFQGGFHFYAGLEGRALVLRTTSTVYNYDYIWDFLLYPNGVLETKVHATGYIHATFYTPEGRRYGSRVHSHLLGNIHTHLVHYKVDLDVAGSGNSFETMDIRFENISNPWSAGARVVQPWLHREPRRREREAALPLDRPAPRYLLFSNPRRRNRWGHRRTFRLQLSSHAGPVLPRGWREERGVTWARYHLAVTRRHENEPSSSSIYTQNNPWDPPVTFESFIRDNETIEDQDLVAWVTVGFLHVPHAEDIPNTATPGNAVGFFLRPFNFFNEDPSVASRAPVIVRPLDPPACSRLQIQRWTPASPGPCVHPEPFSYNGTYRQV; encoded by the exons ATGGGGCGGCAGAGCCAGCGCAG gatgtggctgctggggctgccctgggcgCTGGCCCTGCTGGTCACCGCGGCCTCCTCCGGCCCCTCCGCGGAGCCCCCGGACCCCGCGTCCATCTTCGCCGACCTGTCCCCAGCGGAGCTCCGGGCCGTGCGGACCTTCCTGATGGAGCGGCcggagctggggctgtccccgaGC GGGGGGGGGCCCCTGGCCAAGAACTCGCTGTTCCtggtggagctgctgcccccCAAGAAGCGCTCGGCGCTGCGGTTCCTGGAGCAcggcggggcgcggccgcggcgCGAGGCCCGCGCTGTCATCTTCTTTGGGGCGCAAGCGGAGCCCAACGTCACCGAGCTGGCCGTGGGGCCCCTGCCGCACCCCAGCTCCTACCGGCCCCTGGCCTTCAAGGGCGGCCGGGCCGTGCCCTTCTGGGCGCGGCCGATGACGCGGCTGGAGTACGAGCTGCTGCACGAGGCGCTGGTGGCCGCCATGGCCCCGCTGGAGCCGCTGCTGCGCGAGGCCACCGGCTTCGGCTTCCAGAACTGCTCCAAGCGCTGCCTCACCTTCTCCGACATCGCCCCGCGCGGGCTGGGCCCCGGCGAGCGCCGCACGTGGCTGGTGATCCAGCGCTTCGTGGAGGGATTCTTCCTGCACCCCAcggggctggaggtgctgctggacCACCGGGACCCCGACCCGCGGCGCTGGGCCGTGCGGCAGCTCTGGTACAACGGGCGCTACTTTGGCAGCGTGCGGGAGCTGGCCGAGAGCCACGCGCGGGGCGCGCTGCCCCTGGCCCGCCTGCCCGAGCCCCCCGCCCGCCACCTCTTCTCCAGTTACGAGCCTCGCGGACGCTTTTCCAGCGGGACCCCCACCAAGGTGCACGGCGCCAAGGTGTGCGAGCCGCAGGGCCGGCGCTACCGGCTGCGTGGCAACCGGCTGGAGTACGGCGGCTGGAGCCTGGCGTTCCGGCTGCGCTCCTCCGCCGGCCTGCAGCTCTTCGACGTGCGCTTTGGCGGCGAGCGCGTGGCCTACGAGCTAAGCGTGCAGGAGGCCATTGCCTTCTACGGCGGCCACTCGCCGGCCGCCATGCAGACCAAGTACATGGATGCCGGCTGGGCCATGGGCGCCTCCAGCTACGAGCTGGCACGCGGCGTGGACTGCCCCGAGACCGCCGCCTTCCTGGACGCCCACCACCTCCTGGACGCCGACGGCCCCGTGCGCTTCCCCCGCGCCCTCTGCGTCTTCGAGCTGCCCACGGGCGTTCCCCTGCGCCGCCACTTTGACAGCGACTTCCAGGGCGGCTTCCACTTCTACGCGGGGCTGGAGGGACGGGCGCTGGTGCTCAGGACCACCTCCACCGTCTACAACTACGACTACATCTGGGACTTCCTGCTCTACCCCAACGGCGTCCTGGAGACTAAGGTCCACGCCACCGGCTACATCCACGCCACCTTCTACACGCCGGAGGGCCGGCGCTACGGCAGCCGCGTGCACAGCCACCTCCTGGGCAACATCCACACCCACCTGGTGCACTACAAGGTGGACCTGGATGTCGCAG GCTCCGGGAACAGCTTCGAGACGATGGACATTCGCTTCGAGAACATCTCCAACCCCTGGAGCGCAGGGGCACGCGTGGTGCAGCCGTGGCTGCACCGGGAGCCGCGGCGTCGGGAGCGCGAGGCCGCGCTGCCGCTGGACCGGCCCGCGCCGCGGTACCTGCTCTTCTCCAACCCACGCCGGCGGAACCGCTGGGGCCACCGCCGCACCTTCCgcctgcagctcagctcccacGCCGGGCCCGTGCTGCCCCGCGGCTGGCGCGAGGAGCGCGGCGTCACCTGGGCCAG GTACCACCTGGCCGTGACACGGCGCCACGAGAACGagccaagcagcagcagcatctacACCCAGAAcaacccctgggaccccccggTCACCTTCGAGAGCTTCATCCGCGACAACGAGACCATCGAGGACCAg GACCTGGTGGCCTGGGTGACCGTGGGCTTCCTGCACGTGCCCCACGCCGAGGACATCCCCAACACGGCCACCCCCGGCAACGCCGTCGGCTTCTTCCTGCGCCCCTTCAACTTCTTCAACGAGGACCCGTCGGTGGCGTCGCGAGCGCCGGTCATCGTGCGGCCGCTGGACCCTCCGGCCTGCTCCCGCCTGCAGATCCAGCGCTGGACCCCGGCCAGCCCCGGCCCCTGCGTCCACCCCGAGCCCTTCTCCTA